In Merismopedia glauca CCAP 1448/3, the genomic stretch CAGACCACAAACACTGTGGAAAAATTGGTTTAAGGCATCGATATAAAACTGGCGTTAAATAAGCTAGAGGCATAGGGTAGAAGTCAGAAGTCGGAAGTCAGAAGTACGGGCGCAACGCGTTGCGCCCGTACAGAAGTCAGAAGTTGAGAATCGGCAAGAAGCAAGAGGGAAGTAACCTTCTTCTTTCTTGTCCTCCCCCTCTTCCCCTCCTCCTTGTCTCTTCAATTGAAACTATCAAGATTCTCCGAGAACTTTTTTCGCGGCTCGATGAGCGCGATCTTCAGCAGAAGCCATTACCTCAGCCATGTTTTCCAGCATTTCTCCAGGATGATTTTCTAACACTCTAGTAGAAATAGAGAGGCGGCGTTTGGCTTCATCTACGTCGATCGCTATTGCTTTAACTTCTTGACCGACTTGGAAGATATTAGACAGGGATTCGATATAACTTTGACTGACTTGTTTGATATGTAATAATGCCGTAGTTCCGTCTAGATCGACAAAGACCCCAAAAGGTTTAATACTAACGACTTTACCCGTCACCAACTGTCCTAATTCCCACTCACCAAAGGAAGCATTACTCACAGCTTCTCGTTGAGAAAGTACAAGTTTTTGGGTTTCTGAGTTGAGATCTAAAAAAGTGACAGTTAAGATTTGACCTACCAGTTGTTCCAAGTTTTCTTTATCAACCAAATGCGATCGCGGGACAAACCCTCTTAATCCTTCAGCATCGACTGTAACTCCACCTTTATTGACACCAGTCACACGCACGGTAATTGACTGCTTGTTTTCTTGCATTTGGGCCAATCTGTCCCAAGTTTGTTTGATGGCTAAGCGACGACGGGATAAAGTCACTTGACCATCAGCGTTGGATTCTTTAATAATCAGAAATTCTTGGTCTGACTGTAAAGGTAGTTCTTGCTCTAAATTAATTTGATTTTTTAACCCAACTTCATTCTGGGGCACAAAAGCCAGAGATTTTCCCCCAATTTCTACATAGACACCGTTAGTATCGTAACTATGGACTTTACCTTGAACGACTTGACCTGTAGAAAAGTCAAACTCTTGCTGTTCTAAGGCTTTGGCAAAATCATCCATCGAAAACGGAATGTTGGCTTTTGAAGAAGAAGTCATCTTGCTTAATTAATCAGAATATTACTAAAGTCGAGCGGGTCAATCGAAACTCAATGTCGATCCAGCCTTAACTGATCAAGATATAGCGGTTCTTACATGGGTACAATATACCTGATTCATCAGTGATTGGGGACTAGGATCGCAATTCCCCATACCCAGTTTCTACTATATATATAATTTTTCGGAAAACAACCTGACTACTTGCGACCAAGCATCAGTTGCGGCGGCTGAATTATAGCTAGCTCTGCGATCGCAGAAAAATCCGTGATCTGCTCCTGGATACCGAAAGATCCGATGGGGGATTCGATATTGTTCTAG encodes the following:
- a CDS encoding S1 RNA-binding domain-containing protein, which produces MTSSSKANIPFSMDDFAKALEQQEFDFSTGQVVQGKVHSYDTNGVYVEIGGKSLAFVPQNEVGLKNQINLEQELPLQSDQEFLIIKESNADGQVTLSRRRLAIKQTWDRLAQMQENKQSITVRVTGVNKGGVTVDAEGLRGFVPRSHLVDKENLEQLVGQILTVTFLDLNSETQKLVLSQREAVSNASFGEWELGQLVTGKVVSIKPFGVFVDLDGTTALLHIKQVSQSYIESLSNIFQVGQEVKAIAIDVDEAKRRLSISTRVLENHPGEMLENMAEVMASAEDRAHRAAKKVLGES